In Chrysiogenia bacterium, the genomic window CAGCTCGGGATAGCCCAGCGTGACGGGTTCGTGTTCGACCCAGGTGAGGTTTCCGCGGGCGACCGTCGGGTCGCTCTGCTCGGCTTTCTTACGCGCTTGTGACAAGGGTTCTTACCTCTTGGAATGACTTGGGCGGCGTGCTCTGGAAACGCATCGGTTCACCGGTCGCCGGATGAACAAAGCCCAGCGTTTCGGCATGGAGCGCCTGATCGGGCAGCGCCGCAACGGCCGCCGCAAGTTCTTCGGAATGCTTGTAGATGCGCTTTCGCCCGTACATGGGGTCGCCCAGCAGCGGGTGTCCCAGCTCGGTCATGTGGACGCGGATCTGATGGGTGCGACCGGTTTCCAGGCGAAGCGCGATGAGCGAGATGTTCTCGCTCCCGCCCAGATACTCCCAGTGCGTCACGGCGTTCTTGCCGCCGCTTCGCACGCTGGCGAACTTCTTTCGGTTGACCGGGCTGCGCGCCAGCTCGCTCTCGATGCGCCCTCCCCGGTCCTTTGGTTTGCCCCAGACAAGCGCAAGATAGCGGCGCTCGACGCTGTGGTCGGAGAACTGCTTGGCAAGGCGGGCGTGGGCCTCGTCCTTCTTGGCCAGCACGAGCAGGCCAGAGGTGCCCAGATCGATGCGGTGCACGACGCCGGGGCGAAGCGGCAACCCGACGGTGGAGAGCTCGATGCCCAGGTGGCAGAGCCCGTTGAGCAGCGTGTCGTCGTCGTGTCCGGGACCCGGATGGACCGAGAGCCCCTGGGGCTTGTCGACCACGATGAGGTGGTCGTCTTCAAAGACGATCTCGAAATCGGCATGGGCGGCAACGATGTTCTGTGGAACCGGCGGCGGAACGTCGATTTCCACCTGGTCGCCGATGCGCAGCTTGTGAGCGGGCTTGACCGGATCGCCGTTGACCCGAACGAGGCCGAGGCGCGCCCAGCTAGCCGCCTGCGACCGCGAGAGCAGCGCGTCCTGGCGAGCCAGAAAGTTATCGAGCCGCTCGTGGGTGTGCGGCGGATCGATGCTCACGGTATACTGAAGCTGGCTCATCGTACGGATTGACCGGGCGGGACCGATACACCGCTCTGCGCGGCGAGTCGGTCACTTCACGTGCCCTACCCCTGAATTTCCAAAGTGGTGTCCGCGCAGAACCCCGAAGGGATGCGCGGGAATGTGCGCTGTTTACCAGATCTTGGACTTGATCTTGCCGCTGTACTTGATGAGAACGTCGACAATGGCAAGGTCGAAGAAGTTGTGACTCTGGACGATCTCGGGAGCCACGCGCTGCTGATAGAGCGCACGGCCCTCATCAAGCTCGTCGGAGATCGCCTCAAAGAGGTTGTCCTGCTCGATCCCCTCTTTGATCTTGTCTTGATTGTACAGGTGAACGTCTGAAACGATCGCCCGTGCAAGGCGCCTCGCGGCCTCTGGTTCACTAATCAGTGCCAAGAATCATCACACTCCCGACAAAACTTGAACGGATCCTAGCAGCTTGCAGATAAGAGGTCAATAGAATCAGGGGTTTAGAGGTGCCCTGCGGCCTCTTGGGGCACTTTCGGGGCTCTTCGGCCACCTGCGTGGGGCGCAACTGCCCGCCCGTTGCGGGCGCCGGGCCCTACTCGGGCTCCTGCAGCCAGGAGGGAATGTCACGGCTCGTGTGGAGGATGCGGACGACCTCGATGTGGTCGGGATGCGGAAGGTAGACGATCAGCTAGGGGAAGCGCCCCACCCGGCAGTGGCGCAGGTCTTTGATCCCGAGGAGCTGCCCATAACGCGGTGAACCGGAGTTCGGGAACCGGCAGAGCTGGTCGTAGGCCGCTTCCAGCGCAGTTACGAACTCGCCTGCCAGCTACTTCTGCGTCTTGAGGGATTCGCGGAGTTCCTTGAAGTAGGCGGCATCGGCCTGCCCGACCAGGGGCGAATTCACCCCCTCCA contains:
- a CDS encoding RluA family pseudouridine synthase, with the translated sequence MSQLQYTVSIDPPHTHERLDNFLARQDALLSRSQAASWARLGLVRVNGDPVKPAHKLRIGDQVEIDVPPPVPQNIVAAHADFEIVFEDDHLIVVDKPQGLSVHPGPGHDDDTLLNGLCHLGIELSTVGLPLRPGVVHRIDLGTSGLLVLAKKDEAHARLAKQFSDHSVERRYLALVWGKPKDRGGRIESELARSPVNRKKFASVRSGGKNAVTHWEYLGGSENISLIALRLETGRTHQIRVHMTELGHPLLGDPMYGRKRIYKHSEELAAAVAALPDQALHAETLGFVHPATGEPMRFQSTPPKSFQEVRTLVTSA